CGTCCAAATGTGAAGACCCTTGCGACATCGGGTGGTCAGGCGAAGGCGCGCCCAGGCAACGCACCCGTTCAAGCCGCTGCTTCCCGCGCGCAAAATGCCGGCAACCGCTCGAATGGTCAGGGGCAGAAACGCGCAGCGGCCACTTCGACAGCTCAAAGCCCGGTGGTAGTTGGCAAAGTTGGACGCAATGACCCATGCCCATGTGGGAGCGGGAAAAAGTATAAGAAGTGCCACGGAGCTTAGCACTCTGAATTGCTGACGACCGCTTTGGTGCCATTCCATAGATTGCAGAAGAAGTTGCACGAACCCTGCTGCGGAGGCGGGGGTGGTGGAGGTGGCGGGAGCACATAGTGGCCATTATTGTTGCTGGCTCCGATGAACAGCTGCCCGGTCGGATCATTTCTGCTCTCCGGGTTCCCGCCGACATACGTATAGGGGTCCATCCCCTGTAGATTCCCTTGTACGTTATCCGCCGAGAGGAAGACGCCCACCACCGGGTCGTAGTAGCGTGAGACGTAATAGTCCAGTCCCGTCAAGGGGTCGTTGTACTGGCCGGTGAAGCCCTTGGTGGTGTTGATGGTGCCGGCAGAGTAGCGCCCCTTGCCATAGGGGCCGAAGAGTTGGTTGCCCTGCACCGAGGCGCCGCCTGCCGACCAGGTGATCTCCGAGAGGATGCTGCCCAGGGCGTCGGTGAGCAGGAAAAATCTGCTTGGAGCGTGTGTACGAGGAATCCCAAAGTGGGTGATGGTTTGCCAGAGACAACGACCCAGCGAGGCAAAACCATGATGTGAGGTCATCTCCAACCAACATACTCTGTGTCAAGGGTCGATATGCGCCTCCGAGCGCTCTCAGTCCATAGCTTCATCGCTTGGAACTCGCTGTATTACTACATTGGTCTCTTCTGCAGATTCTTCTCTCGCTGCTGTTCTAGCCTATCCAACTCTTGCTGTGCTACCGATGCCTCCTCGTTACGCCCCAGGTTATGTAATACACAGGCTTTCGCCGCCCATAAAGCCTTTAATGATGGACTACAGGATAACCCAGCTGCATAAGCGGATAATGCCTCTTCATACTGTCCCAACTGAGAAAGTGCCTCTCCTTTAATCCTATACATTTCTGCCAAGCGTGGTCCTCCTCCTCCTAACGC
This genomic interval from Ktedonobacteraceae bacterium contains the following:
- a CDS encoding RHS repeat-associated core domain-containing protein; the encoded protein is MTSHHGFASLGRCLWQTITHFGIPRTHAPSRFFLLTDALGSILSEITWSAGGASVQGNQLFGPYGKGRYSAGTINTTKGFTGQYNDPLTGLDYYVSRYYDPVVGVFLSADNVQGNLQGMDPYTYVGGNPESRNDPTGQLFIGASNNNGHYVLPPPPPPPPPQQGSCNFFCNLWNGTKAVVSNSEC